The genomic segment GCTGCTGTCTGTGGGCTGCTTCCACTAACCTGCAGGTGAAAATAATGTCACATGTTAAGTTTTTATGAAAGAAAGCTGATAGATTACTGCCTCATAGTGTAGTTTAAATGGTTCCTCTCTAATATACCGTTAACAATTGAACATTATAAGCTTTACAAAGTTATGATTTGTTGCAGGGCTGCTGTGTTACATCCTGCTCATTTGTACAGGTGTACGTATCTAACTTACCTAACATCATTTTCAATGATTGAAGCTTTACACATTAATGTATGTAATCAGGTTCACCCTGTGGAATGCTAGGCGACTAGAAGCAATGTTTTTATGAATGGGCCCCTGCTTTTGGCTTACCACCAGAGGTCAGCCCTACACACAGGTGTGTAGGTTCCTGACCAGGTGAGTAAGCTATTCTCCTTTGTTCTGGGGGCGGGGCTGCTCAAGGGCACCTTTTTGAACAACATTCGTGTGTGCCCAGGCTGACTGACATGAGAAATCTCATGAAATTTACTGATTTTCTGATTAGTTTTCCTGTCAGTTTTAATGGGAAGAAACCAACAATGTTTGTAAATACTGATTGATGGCTTTTATATCCCCGTCCGCTGTAGCGAGTGAGGGGAGGAGTGCTGCCCAACTGTGTCAACCTCTCCTcaagatcttcaacctcagtCTACAGTTGGGGCGAGTGCCGGCACTGTGGAAAATTTCcagctgaacttaatgactacagaccagtagccctcacttctcacgtcatgaagaccttggagcggctgattctacgcctactgagagctgaagtcaaagacaaactcgaccccctgcagtttgcatgcaaacaacacatgggagtgaacgatgctgttctctacatgcttcaccgtgcccttgctgatctggtgcttatgtgagaatcatgttctttgatgtttcaagcgcattcaacaccatccaacccaacatacttaaaaacaagctcacagagatgggagtggatctttcctttatctcctggatcacagattacctgacaagaagaccacagtatgtcaggttatggaactgtgtttctgggacattaatgagcaacacaggggctccacaaggcactgttgtggctccattcctgttcacactgtacacagcggacttcaaatacaactctgagtcctgccacatccagaagtactcgcacatcactgctattgtggcgtgtatcaggaatggacaggaatctgaatacagggatctgataaaagccttcagtggtgggagtcacaagaactatctcctactgaacacctcaaagactaaggaaatgatcatagatttccgcaggtttaagcccccccttcagccagttaatacctgtggggtggacattgaggtggtgccaagttataagtatctaggtgtatacctggataataagttggacttgtccctaaacacagacagactaCAAAAAAGGGCagagctgcctctttttctGAAGGAAGcccagatctctggacatctgtagtaagatgctgcagaagTTTTatgtctgtggtggtagtgtgttgttttatgctgcagtctgctggggaggcagcatcagacacagagatgcaaggcggttggacagactggtctaaagagctggttctgtggttggagccaggttggacacactggaggaggtggtggagagatgacctgtcaagatgttccaggccatcctgaaatacccagatcatctgctagaCAACACatttattgaccaaaaaaacagcattggACGGCTCTTCTCTCTCCattgcaggatggagagatacaaaagatccttcgctcttaaagccatcaggctgtcttaTTCTTCAATAATCTACacaagagctaacagactaactgaatttcacctcagggataaataaagtaattttgatttgatttggatTTGAATCTGCATgtaataaaacagcaacaacaacaaaatggatTGATATATTGAGTTGAATGGAATCCTGTTTGGTCCGTGAGATAGTGAGCAGAAtctttagggtttttttttattactgaaTCATGAATTGAACACATTTTGGTATTCACCTGTGCAGCAGGAGGTTCAGATGTCTCTTCAGGCTGCAGGATGGGAGCAGGTTTTATGTCCACAGGAGGGGTGGTGTCCTGAACTGGAGCCCTCTCTGGGGTCTTTGTGAAGAAAGAGGATCCATCTGTCACATCTGAATTTATCTGAGTAAGAGAGGGACTCTGGGGTGGACTGAACTTTGTGGTGTCGGTTGTCGTTTTTTGGAGAGGATCTGGGCGGGATGCAGCGTCTGTTTCACACTGCTCAACAGGACCAGAGTCCTGAGGGATCACACCGCCATCACCAGAGTAATCCTGGACGTCTGAGTTTTCCTCCGGCTCCGGGTGAGAGTTAATCTCCCACTGAGGTGGTGGGGTTTCAGTGGCCTGAGTGTGTTGGGTTGCAGTTGAAGGTGGAGGTGTTGACGGAGGTGGTGCCACTTCATTTTGAGTTGGCTGTGGAGGCTCAGGAGCAGGCTCAGGTGGAGAAACAGCCTCTGGAAATTTGTCTGCTGAGCTCTGCGGCCTTGCACCCGTACGGGGCGAAGAAGGGGGGGAGACCTGGGCAATGGGCTCTGAAGGAGCTGATGCTTCAGCTGGCTGTGGAGGAGCTGATGCTTCAGCTGGCTGTGGAGGAGCTGATGGAGCTGATGGAGCTGAAGGAGCTGGCGGAGCTGAAGGAGCTGGCGGAGCAACAGCAGGTAGATTGTTTGCAGCACTCTCTGGGGTTGACAGATGACTGGCAGATGGTGCTGGATGGACATGTGCACTGACAACAGTCGTTGAAGGGGAGCTGGGGTTGGAATCTAGGGCAAAGCAAACAATGTTTCATTTCAATCCGTTGGAATGAATGTGACTAAAGCTCTGTGAAACACACAACACCTCTTGTCTATCAATGGTCAATGAAGGGCCCAAAAGTAGACTTAAATATGATCATTTATGCAAATATTTTGTTTCCAAATGACTGAAATGTACCATGCAGAGCGCACCATACTGTGTACATACTCCAGTGTTTACTGTAACCATAAAGAACAGTGCATGAGATAACAATGTAAATACTGGATATCAGAACCACAGTGCAAATATTTGGCCACAAACTGCACAAGTTGGCCATAAAagttaacatactttttttgtgGATGTAATTATGGTCCTGTTTAACAGAAGTCTTGACTTTAAGTACTTACTGTTGGtgcctttgtgtttgttgtattCGTCTCTAATCTCAGCTGCGATAGTTGTTTGCTCACAGGCCTCAAGTGCTTCGATGAACTGCTCCGGCCagttctctcttctcttcagatgatccagaagacGCACCATGCCCTGAATGTTCCCATTATTCTGTGTTCTTGCCTCTATGTTTTCCTCAAATGAAATGTCATTAGAGAAAATATTAGTTTCAACAACATTTTATCAGTTTTGTTCAAAatgcactattattattattattattattattattattatcagtggtCATACAATTTGTGGTCCAACTCTCAATATCCTGCCTGCAAATAACCACATTTTGCATCCTTGTCAAAAATGTTCATTAGGGGATGATTTTGCCATTATGTCATGTTAAAGAAAAGAAGTAGTGAGAATGATCCAAAACCAGACCAGTTGTTTTGACAATGCATCATCTGATCAGCCAAATGATAAACTGTAGTTATTAGGTAGGTAAAGTACAGCAGCCCAACAAACTGAACCATGTCTTACAGtgtaaacagaataaaaataactttatgtcCTTACAGGTGCCAGGAATCAAAACTACATTTTACTTTGTGGTACCGACTGAAATATGTCAATAGGACTAATATTAAAAGGGTCAAGTACTGAATAATGGTAACAAATGTCAGATTTGTATTTTACTTGTTCACATGTTCTTACATCAGACAGttactgtctttatttttttcttttaaattaagaCTATTTTATGCAGGCAAAGTTTATGTACGCCTGCTTGCATTTAGACAACATTTAACGGTTGAGAGCTTTGGCTTCAGGTAAAATACATCATattaatctaatattttttaaacaatcttCTCATCCCTCATCCTAGGCCATTGTACCTAATGAAACTTACCCTGTCGTGAGAGGTCAAGCATGGCAGATGGATCATTATTTCTCTCGGGTCCACTGTTTTGGCAATGGTTGCCATTTTCGGCCGAATGTATCCATTGTACAGTTTCTCACTGGCAAATGTCATCTGTGAAAAGAGgaaatttacaaaaacacagaggTAGTTAAGTTTTCACCTTGATTTGCCAGTGTGTAGTCTCACATAGTCAGACTATTATAACACTCTGGGGTAAGATAAAAAAAGTTTCcgcttgttttctttaaattagtTACAATGGTCTGAGGCAACGTGAAACAGCTTCAGTTGCAGTGTACATCCGGTGAGTCTCACTAGTGTGTGTAATCATAGCAAAATTTCATAACAGgctatatgtttatatttacatcACTGTAACAGTATGAATTAAGATACATTTATTGTTCTGTATTGAAAAACTTAATCATATTTGATTGTTGCACTTCTGAAattccaaacaaacaaaaacaactgctTAACACCAgacaacacttaaaaaaaaaaaaaaaaagactcaactttttttttagatagagTCTTTAAGGTTACCAAGATGTCTCCTCCTGCACTGTATTTAAAACgccactctcctcctccatgtctgacCAAATCAATCACGTTACCTTGTCATTCCCACTTTCTACTCTTTTACTACATGTGAGATGTAAAAGTAGGAAAAATACCCTTAAAAACGCATTAAGGAAACTGGACCTTTCTGTTGTCTGCAATGATGAAGCTATT from the Centropristis striata isolate RG_2023a ecotype Rhode Island chromosome 16, C.striata_1.0, whole genome shotgun sequence genome contains:
- the LOC131988273 gene encoding uncharacterized protein LOC131988273 isoform X2; translated protein: MLDLSRQEARTQNNGNIQGMVRLLDHLKRRENWPEQFIEALEACEQTTIAAEIRDEYNKHKGTNNSNPSSPSTTVVSAHVHPAPSASHLSTPESAANNLPAVAPPAPSAPPAPSAPSAPSAPPQPAEASAPPQPAEASAPSEPIAQVSPPSSPRTGARPQSSADKFPEAVSPPEPAPEPPQPTQNEVAPPPSTPPPSTATQHTQATETPPPQWEINSHPEPEENSDVQDYSGDGGVIPQDSGPVEQCETDAASRPDPLQKTTTDTTKFSPPQSPSLTQINSDVTDGSSFFTKTPERAPVQDTTPPVDIKPAPILQPEETSEPPAAQVSGSSPQTAAITSTLPDAAEMDASLCADSDVCLSKPGQLLSILPQNHGSPNLPEPSSTLQLYSGNSERLEISEAAPDSETSAHLPTCSAVTSTTLTTSSALPCQENGIALNHNEPEENYYESLSQVHEVQEVQEVQEYVFHVSEEPSILNLDGQSSTPHTQIVNTEAAKEIPSGPPLSNNATDTVSSVDALSSENHQPSEPAAADISPETLQDSQEKKGSRNLPTNTKYILTAAGVGVCALLIAWRFKN
- the LOC131988273 gene encoding proteoglycan 4-like isoform X1 codes for the protein MTFASEKLYNGYIRPKMATIAKTVDPREIMIHLPCLTSHDRENIEARTQNNGNIQGMVRLLDHLKRRENWPEQFIEALEACEQTTIAAEIRDEYNKHKGTNNSNPSSPSTTVVSAHVHPAPSASHLSTPESAANNLPAVAPPAPSAPPAPSAPSAPSAPPQPAEASAPPQPAEASAPSEPIAQVSPPSSPRTGARPQSSADKFPEAVSPPEPAPEPPQPTQNEVAPPPSTPPPSTATQHTQATETPPPQWEINSHPEPEENSDVQDYSGDGGVIPQDSGPVEQCETDAASRPDPLQKTTTDTTKFSPPQSPSLTQINSDVTDGSSFFTKTPERAPVQDTTPPVDIKPAPILQPEETSEPPAAQVSGSSPQTAAITSTLPDAAEMDASLCADSDVCLSKPGQLLSILPQNHGSPNLPEPSSTLQLYSGNSERLEISEAAPDSETSAHLPTCSAVTSTTLTTSSALPCQENGIALNHNEPEENYYESLSQVHEVQEVQEVQEYVFHVSEEPSILNLDGQSSTPHTQIVNTEAAKEIPSGPPLSNNATDTVSSVDALSSENHQPSEPAAADISPETLQDSQEKKGSRNLPTNTKYILTAAGVGVCALLIAWRFKN